One window of the Acinonyx jubatus isolate Ajub_Pintada_27869175 chromosome A2, VMU_Ajub_asm_v1.0, whole genome shotgun sequence genome contains the following:
- the MST1 gene encoding hepatocyte growth factor-like protein isoform X1 encodes MRLWWVTVQPPARRMGWFPLLLLLTQCSRVPGQRSPLNDFQVLRGTELQHLLHAVGPGPWQEHVADAEECAGRCGSLLDCRAFHYNVSSHGCQLLPWTQYSPYTQLQRSGRCDLFQKKDYVRTCVMDNGVKYRGTVAITTGGLPCQRWNHRFPNDHKYTPTLRNGLEENFCRNPDGDPGGPWCYTTDPAVRFQTCGIKSCREAACVWCNGEEYRGAVDRTESGRECQRWDLQRPHAHPFEPGKFLDKDLDDNYCRNPDGSERPWCYTTDPKVEREFCDLPRCGLEAQPRHEATTLSCFRGKGEGYRGTANTTAAGVPCQRWDAQNPHQHRFAPEKYACKDLRENFCRNPDGSEAPWCFTSRPGMRVAFCYQIRRCADDVRPEDCYHGVGEQYRGLVNRTRKGVPCQHWSTEMPHMPQFTPTSAPHAHLEENFCRNPDRDSHGPWCYTTDPGTPFDYCALRRCDDDQPPSILEPPDQVVFEKCGKRVTRLDQQRSKLRVVGGQPGNSPWTVSLRNRQGQHFCGGSLVKEQWVLTARQCFSSCHMPLMGYEVWLGTLFQNPQPGEPGLQQVPVAKMVCGPSGSQLVLLKLERPVTLDQRVALICLPPERYVVPPGTKCEIAGWGETKGTGNNKVLNVASLNVISNQECNIKHRGRIRESEMCTEGLLAPVGACEGDYGGPLACFTHDCWVLEGIIIPNRVCARPRWPAIFMRVSVFTDWIHKVMRLG; translated from the exons ATGCGGCTGTGGTGGGTCACAGTGCAGCCTCCAGCCAGGAGAATGGGGTGGTTCCCACTGCTGCTGCTTCTGACACAGTGTTCAAGGGTCCCTG GGCAGCGCTCGCCCTTGAATGACTTCCAGGTGCTCCGGGGTACAGAGCTGCAACACCTGCTACATGCAGTGGGGCCTGGGCCTTGGCAAGAACATGTGGCAGATGCTGAGGAGTGTGCAGGGCGTTGCGGGTCCCTACTGGACTGCAG GGCCTTCCACTACAATGTGAGCAGCCACGGCTGCCAACTGCTGCCATGGACCCAATACTCACCCTATACACAGCTGCAACGTTCAGGGCGCTGTGATCTCTTCCAAAAGAAAG ACTATGTGCGGACCTGCGTCATGGACAATGGGGTCAAGTACCGTGGTACGGTGGCCATCACCACTGGCGGCCTACCCTGCCAGCGCTGGAACCACAGGTTCCCCAATGACCACAA GTACACGCCCACACTCCGGAACGGCTTGGAGGAGAACTTCTGCCGAAACCCCGACGGGGACCCAGGAGGTCCCTGGTGCTACACGACAGACCCTGCAGTGCGCTTCCAGACCTGTGGCATCAAGTCCTGCCGGGAAG CCGCTTGCGTTTGGTGCAATGGCGAGGAGTATCGCGGGGCAGTGGACCGCACCGAGTCGGGACGCGAGTGTCAGCGCTGGGACCTGCAGCGGCCACACGCGCACCCCTTTGAGCCCGGCAA GTTCCTTGACAAAGATCTGGACGACAACTATTGCCGGAATCCGGACGGCTCCGAGCGGCCCTGGTGCTATACCACCGACCCGAAGGTGGAGCGAGAGTTCTGCGACCTCCCTCGCTGCG GGTTGGAGGCACAGCCGCGCCACGAGGCCACGACGCTCAGTTGCTTCCGCGGGAAGGGCGAGGGCTACAGGGGCACGGCCAACACCACCGCCGCAGGCGTACCCTGCCAGCGGTGGGACGCGCAGAACCCCCATCAGCATCGTTTTGCTCCGGAGAAATACGCATGCAA GGACCTTCGGGAGAACTTCTGCCGGAATCCCGACGGCTCGGAAGCGCCTTGGTGCTTTACGTCACGGCCTGGCATGCGCGTGGCCTTCTGTTACCAGATCCGGCGCTGCGCCGACGACGTGCGGCCTGAGG ACTGCTACCACGGCGTGGGGGAGCAGTACCGCGGCTTGGTCAACAGGACCCGAAAAGGTGTCCCGTGCCAGCACTGGTCCACAGAGATGCCACACATGCCGCA GTTCAcacccacctctgccccccaCGCGCATCTGGAGGAGAACTTTTGCCGGAACCCGGACAGGGATAGCCATGGGCCCTGGTGCTACACTACGGACCCGGGTACTCCGTTCGACTACTGTGCACTGCGGCGCTGCG ATGACGACCAACCACCGTCCATCCTGGAGCCCCCAG ACCAGGTGGTGTTTGAGAAGTGTGGCAAGAGGGTGACCCGCCTGGACCAGCAGCGCTCCAAGCTGCGTGTGGTGGGGGGCCAGCCTGGGAACTCGCCCTGGACAGTCAGCTTGCGCAATCG GCAGGGCCAGCATTTCTGCGGGGGTTCCCTAGTGAAGGAGCAGTGGGTACTGACGGCCCGGCAGTGCTTCTCCTCTTG CCATATGCCTCTCATGGGCTATGAGGTGTGGTTGGGCACCTTGTTCCAGAACCCACAGCCGGGAGAGCCAGGCCTGCAGCAGGTCCCAGTGGCCAAGATGGTGTGTGGGCCCTCCGGCTCCCAGCTTGTTCTGCTCAAGCTGGAGAG ACCTGTGACCCTGGACCAGCGAGTGGCACTCATCTGCCTGCCCCCCGAGAGGTATGTGGTGCCACCAGGTACCAAGTGTGAGATCGCAGGCTGGGGTGAGACCAAAG GTACAGGGAATAACAAAGTCCTAAATGTGGCCTCGCTGAATGTCATCTCCAACCAGGAATGTAACATCAAGCACCGAGGACGCATACGGGAGAGTGAGATGTGCACTGAGGGACTCTTGGCCCCTGTGGGAGCCTGTGAG GGTGACTACGGAGGCCCACTTGCCTGCTTTACCCATGACTGCTGGGTCCTGGAGGGAATTATAATCCCCAACCGAGTGTGCGCCCGGCCCCGCTGGCCAGCCATCTTCATGCGTGTCTCTGTGTTTACGGACTGGATTCACAAGGTCATGCGGCTGGGTTAG
- the MST1 gene encoding hepatocyte growth factor-like protein isoform X3, with product MRLWWVTVQPPARRMGWFPLLLLLTQCSRVPGQRSPLNDFQVLRGTELQHLLHAVGPGPWQEHVADAEECAGRCGSLLDCRAFHYNVSSHGCQLLPWTQYSPYTQLQRSGRCDLFQKKDYVRTCVMDNGVKYRGTVAITTGGLPCQRWNHRFPNDHKYTPTLRNGLEENFCRNPDGDPGGPWCYTTDPAVRFQTCGIKSCREAACVWCNGEEYRGAVDRTESGRECQRWDLQRPHAHPFEPGKFLDKDLDDNYCRNPDGSERPWCYTTDPKVEREFCDLPRCGTFGRTSAGIPTARKRLGALRHGLACAWPSVTRSGAAPTTCGLRPSPPVTDCYHGVGEQYRGLVNRTRKGVPCQHWSTEMPHMPQFTPTSAPHAHLEENFCRNPDRDSHGPWCYTTDPGTPFDYCALRRCDDDQPPSILEPPDQVVFEKCGKRVTRLDQQRSKLRVVGGQPGNSPWTVSLRNRQGQHFCGGSLVKEQWVLTARQCFSSCHMPLMGYEVWLGTLFQNPQPGEPGLQQVPVAKMVCGPSGSQLVLLKLERPVTLDQRVALICLPPERYVVPPGTKCEIAGWGETKGTGNNKVLNVASLNVISNQECNIKHRGRIRESEMCTEGLLAPVGACEGDYGGPLACFTHDCWVLEGIIIPNRVCARPRWPAIFMRVSVFTDWIHKVMRLG from the exons ATGCGGCTGTGGTGGGTCACAGTGCAGCCTCCAGCCAGGAGAATGGGGTGGTTCCCACTGCTGCTGCTTCTGACACAGTGTTCAAGGGTCCCTG GGCAGCGCTCGCCCTTGAATGACTTCCAGGTGCTCCGGGGTACAGAGCTGCAACACCTGCTACATGCAGTGGGGCCTGGGCCTTGGCAAGAACATGTGGCAGATGCTGAGGAGTGTGCAGGGCGTTGCGGGTCCCTACTGGACTGCAG GGCCTTCCACTACAATGTGAGCAGCCACGGCTGCCAACTGCTGCCATGGACCCAATACTCACCCTATACACAGCTGCAACGTTCAGGGCGCTGTGATCTCTTCCAAAAGAAAG ACTATGTGCGGACCTGCGTCATGGACAATGGGGTCAAGTACCGTGGTACGGTGGCCATCACCACTGGCGGCCTACCCTGCCAGCGCTGGAACCACAGGTTCCCCAATGACCACAA GTACACGCCCACACTCCGGAACGGCTTGGAGGAGAACTTCTGCCGAAACCCCGACGGGGACCCAGGAGGTCCCTGGTGCTACACGACAGACCCTGCAGTGCGCTTCCAGACCTGTGGCATCAAGTCCTGCCGGGAAG CCGCTTGCGTTTGGTGCAATGGCGAGGAGTATCGCGGGGCAGTGGACCGCACCGAGTCGGGACGCGAGTGTCAGCGCTGGGACCTGCAGCGGCCACACGCGCACCCCTTTGAGCCCGGCAA GTTCCTTGACAAAGATCTGGACGACAACTATTGCCGGAATCCGGACGGCTCCGAGCGGCCCTGGTGCTATACCACCGACCCGAAGGTGGAGCGAGAGTTCTGCGACCTCCCTCGCTGCG GGACCTTCGGGAGAACTTCTGCCGGAATCCCGACGGCTCGGAAGCGCCTTGGTGCTTTACGTCACGGCCTGGCATGCGCGTGGCCTTCTGTTACCAGATCCGGCGCTGCGCCGACGACGTGCGGCCTGAGG CCATCCCCGCCCGTCACAGACTGCTACCACGGCGTGGGGGAGCAGTACCGCGGCTTGGTCAACAGGACCCGAAAAGGTGTCCCGTGCCAGCACTGGTCCACAGAGATGCCACACATGCCGCA GTTCAcacccacctctgccccccaCGCGCATCTGGAGGAGAACTTTTGCCGGAACCCGGACAGGGATAGCCATGGGCCCTGGTGCTACACTACGGACCCGGGTACTCCGTTCGACTACTGTGCACTGCGGCGCTGCG ATGACGACCAACCACCGTCCATCCTGGAGCCCCCAG ACCAGGTGGTGTTTGAGAAGTGTGGCAAGAGGGTGACCCGCCTGGACCAGCAGCGCTCCAAGCTGCGTGTGGTGGGGGGCCAGCCTGGGAACTCGCCCTGGACAGTCAGCTTGCGCAATCG GCAGGGCCAGCATTTCTGCGGGGGTTCCCTAGTGAAGGAGCAGTGGGTACTGACGGCCCGGCAGTGCTTCTCCTCTTG CCATATGCCTCTCATGGGCTATGAGGTGTGGTTGGGCACCTTGTTCCAGAACCCACAGCCGGGAGAGCCAGGCCTGCAGCAGGTCCCAGTGGCCAAGATGGTGTGTGGGCCCTCCGGCTCCCAGCTTGTTCTGCTCAAGCTGGAGAG ACCTGTGACCCTGGACCAGCGAGTGGCACTCATCTGCCTGCCCCCCGAGAGGTATGTGGTGCCACCAGGTACCAAGTGTGAGATCGCAGGCTGGGGTGAGACCAAAG GTACAGGGAATAACAAAGTCCTAAATGTGGCCTCGCTGAATGTCATCTCCAACCAGGAATGTAACATCAAGCACCGAGGACGCATACGGGAGAGTGAGATGTGCACTGAGGGACTCTTGGCCCCTGTGGGAGCCTGTGAG GGTGACTACGGAGGCCCACTTGCCTGCTTTACCCATGACTGCTGGGTCCTGGAGGGAATTATAATCCCCAACCGAGTGTGCGCCCGGCCCCGCTGGCCAGCCATCTTCATGCGTGTCTCTGTGTTTACGGACTGGATTCACAAGGTCATGCGGCTGGGTTAG
- the MST1 gene encoding hepatocyte growth factor-like protein isoform X6 — translation MRLWWVTVQPPARRMGWFPLLLLLTQCSRVPGQRSPLNDFQVLRGTELQHLLHAVGPGPWQEHVADAEECAGRCGSLLDCRAFHYNVSSHGCQLLPWTQYSPYTQLQRSGRCDLFQKKDYVRTCVMDNGVKYRGTVAITTGGLPCQRWNHRFPNDHKYTPTLRNGLEENFCRNPDGDPGGPWCYTTDPAVRFQTCGIKSCREAACVWCNGEEYRGAVDRTESGRECQRWDLQRPHAHPFEPGSLTKIWTTTIAGIRTAPSGPGAIPPTRRWSESSATSLAAPWSIQGLEAQPRHEATTLSCFRGKGEGYRGTANTTAAGVPCQRWDAQNPHQHRFAPEKYACKDLRENFCRNPDGSEAPWCFTSRPGMRVAFCYQIRRCADDVRPEDCYHGVGEQYRGLVNRTRKGVPCQHWSTEMPHMPQFTPTSAPHAHLEENFCRNPDRDSHGPWCYTTDPGTPFDYCALRRCDDDQPPSILEPPDQVVFEKCGKRVTRLDQQRSKLRVVGGQPGNSPWTVSLRNRQGQHFCGGSLVKEQWVLTARQCFSSCHMPLMGYEVWLGTLFQNPQPGEPGLQQVPVAKMVCGPSGSQLVLLKLERPVTLDQRVALICLPPERYVVPPGTKCEIAGWGETKGTGNNKVLNVASLNVISNQECNIKHRGRIRESEMCTEGLLAPVGACEGDYGGPLACFTHDCWVLEGIIIPNRVCARPRWPAIFMRVSVFTDWIHKVMRLG, via the exons ATGCGGCTGTGGTGGGTCACAGTGCAGCCTCCAGCCAGGAGAATGGGGTGGTTCCCACTGCTGCTGCTTCTGACACAGTGTTCAAGGGTCCCTG GGCAGCGCTCGCCCTTGAATGACTTCCAGGTGCTCCGGGGTACAGAGCTGCAACACCTGCTACATGCAGTGGGGCCTGGGCCTTGGCAAGAACATGTGGCAGATGCTGAGGAGTGTGCAGGGCGTTGCGGGTCCCTACTGGACTGCAG GGCCTTCCACTACAATGTGAGCAGCCACGGCTGCCAACTGCTGCCATGGACCCAATACTCACCCTATACACAGCTGCAACGTTCAGGGCGCTGTGATCTCTTCCAAAAGAAAG ACTATGTGCGGACCTGCGTCATGGACAATGGGGTCAAGTACCGTGGTACGGTGGCCATCACCACTGGCGGCCTACCCTGCCAGCGCTGGAACCACAGGTTCCCCAATGACCACAA GTACACGCCCACACTCCGGAACGGCTTGGAGGAGAACTTCTGCCGAAACCCCGACGGGGACCCAGGAGGTCCCTGGTGCTACACGACAGACCCTGCAGTGCGCTTCCAGACCTGTGGCATCAAGTCCTGCCGGGAAG CCGCTTGCGTTTGGTGCAATGGCGAGGAGTATCGCGGGGCAGTGGACCGCACCGAGTCGGGACGCGAGTGTCAGCGCTGGGACCTGCAGCGGCCACACGCGCACCCCTTTGAGCCCG GTTCCTTGACAAAGATCTGGACGACAACTATTGCCGGAATCCGGACGGCTCCGAGCGGCCCTGGTGCTATACCACCGACCCGAAGGTGGAGCGAGAGTTCTGCGACCTCCCTCGCTGCG CCTTGGTCCATCCAAGGGTTGGAGGCACAGCCGCGCCACGAGGCCACGACGCTCAGTTGCTTCCGCGGGAAGGGCGAGGGCTACAGGGGCACGGCCAACACCACCGCCGCAGGCGTACCCTGCCAGCGGTGGGACGCGCAGAACCCCCATCAGCATCGTTTTGCTCCGGAGAAATACGCATGCAA GGACCTTCGGGAGAACTTCTGCCGGAATCCCGACGGCTCGGAAGCGCCTTGGTGCTTTACGTCACGGCCTGGCATGCGCGTGGCCTTCTGTTACCAGATCCGGCGCTGCGCCGACGACGTGCGGCCTGAGG ACTGCTACCACGGCGTGGGGGAGCAGTACCGCGGCTTGGTCAACAGGACCCGAAAAGGTGTCCCGTGCCAGCACTGGTCCACAGAGATGCCACACATGCCGCA GTTCAcacccacctctgccccccaCGCGCATCTGGAGGAGAACTTTTGCCGGAACCCGGACAGGGATAGCCATGGGCCCTGGTGCTACACTACGGACCCGGGTACTCCGTTCGACTACTGTGCACTGCGGCGCTGCG ATGACGACCAACCACCGTCCATCCTGGAGCCCCCAG ACCAGGTGGTGTTTGAGAAGTGTGGCAAGAGGGTGACCCGCCTGGACCAGCAGCGCTCCAAGCTGCGTGTGGTGGGGGGCCAGCCTGGGAACTCGCCCTGGACAGTCAGCTTGCGCAATCG GCAGGGCCAGCATTTCTGCGGGGGTTCCCTAGTGAAGGAGCAGTGGGTACTGACGGCCCGGCAGTGCTTCTCCTCTTG CCATATGCCTCTCATGGGCTATGAGGTGTGGTTGGGCACCTTGTTCCAGAACCCACAGCCGGGAGAGCCAGGCCTGCAGCAGGTCCCAGTGGCCAAGATGGTGTGTGGGCCCTCCGGCTCCCAGCTTGTTCTGCTCAAGCTGGAGAG ACCTGTGACCCTGGACCAGCGAGTGGCACTCATCTGCCTGCCCCCCGAGAGGTATGTGGTGCCACCAGGTACCAAGTGTGAGATCGCAGGCTGGGGTGAGACCAAAG GTACAGGGAATAACAAAGTCCTAAATGTGGCCTCGCTGAATGTCATCTCCAACCAGGAATGTAACATCAAGCACCGAGGACGCATACGGGAGAGTGAGATGTGCACTGAGGGACTCTTGGCCCCTGTGGGAGCCTGTGAG GGTGACTACGGAGGCCCACTTGCCTGCTTTACCCATGACTGCTGGGTCCTGGAGGGAATTATAATCCCCAACCGAGTGTGCGCCCGGCCCCGCTGGCCAGCCATCTTCATGCGTGTCTCTGTGTTTACGGACTGGATTCACAAGGTCATGCGGCTGGGTTAG
- the MST1 gene encoding hepatocyte growth factor-like protein isoform X5 → MRLWWVTVQPPARRMGWFPLLLLLTQCSRVPGQRSPLNDFQVLRGTELQHLLHAVGPGPWQEHVADAEECAGRCGSLLDCRAFHYNVSSHGCQLLPWTQYSPYTQLQRSGRCDLFQKKDYVRTCVMDNGVKYRGTVAITTGGLPCQRWNHRFPNDHKYTPTLRNGLEENFCRNPDGDPGGPWCYTTDPAVRFQTCGIKSCREAACVWCNGEEYRGAVDRTESGRECQRWDLQRPHAHPFEPGSLTKIWTTTIAGIRTAPSGPGAIPPTRRWSESSATSLAAGWRHSRATRPRRSVASAGRARATGARPTPPPQAYPASGGTRRTPISIVLLRRNTHARTFGRTSAGIPTARKRLGALRHGLACAWPSVTRSGAAPTTCGLRPSPPVTDCYHGVGEQYRGLVNRTRKGVPCQHWSTEMPHMPQFTPTSAPHAHLEENFCRNPDRDSHGPWCYTTDPGTPFDYCALRRCDDDQPPSILEPPDQVVFEKCGKRVTRLDQQRSKLRVVGGQPGNSPWTVSLRNRQGQHFCGGSLVKEQWVLTARQCFSSCHMPLMGYEVWLGTLFQNPQPGEPGLQQVPVAKMVCGPSGSQLVLLKLERPVTLDQRVALICLPPERYVVPPGTKCEIAGWGETKGTGNNKVLNVASLNVISNQECNIKHRGRIRESEMCTEGLLAPVGACEGDYGGPLACFTHDCWVLEGIIIPNRVCARPRWPAIFMRVSVFTDWIHKVMRLG, encoded by the exons ATGCGGCTGTGGTGGGTCACAGTGCAGCCTCCAGCCAGGAGAATGGGGTGGTTCCCACTGCTGCTGCTTCTGACACAGTGTTCAAGGGTCCCTG GGCAGCGCTCGCCCTTGAATGACTTCCAGGTGCTCCGGGGTACAGAGCTGCAACACCTGCTACATGCAGTGGGGCCTGGGCCTTGGCAAGAACATGTGGCAGATGCTGAGGAGTGTGCAGGGCGTTGCGGGTCCCTACTGGACTGCAG GGCCTTCCACTACAATGTGAGCAGCCACGGCTGCCAACTGCTGCCATGGACCCAATACTCACCCTATACACAGCTGCAACGTTCAGGGCGCTGTGATCTCTTCCAAAAGAAAG ACTATGTGCGGACCTGCGTCATGGACAATGGGGTCAAGTACCGTGGTACGGTGGCCATCACCACTGGCGGCCTACCCTGCCAGCGCTGGAACCACAGGTTCCCCAATGACCACAA GTACACGCCCACACTCCGGAACGGCTTGGAGGAGAACTTCTGCCGAAACCCCGACGGGGACCCAGGAGGTCCCTGGTGCTACACGACAGACCCTGCAGTGCGCTTCCAGACCTGTGGCATCAAGTCCTGCCGGGAAG CCGCTTGCGTTTGGTGCAATGGCGAGGAGTATCGCGGGGCAGTGGACCGCACCGAGTCGGGACGCGAGTGTCAGCGCTGGGACCTGCAGCGGCCACACGCGCACCCCTTTGAGCCCG GTTCCTTGACAAAGATCTGGACGACAACTATTGCCGGAATCCGGACGGCTCCGAGCGGCCCTGGTGCTATACCACCGACCCGAAGGTGGAGCGAGAGTTCTGCGACCTCCCTCGCTGCG GGTTGGAGGCACAGCCGCGCCACGAGGCCACGACGCTCAGTTGCTTCCGCGGGAAGGGCGAGGGCTACAGGGGCACGGCCAACACCACCGCCGCAGGCGTACCCTGCCAGCGGTGGGACGCGCAGAACCCCCATCAGCATCGTTTTGCTCCGGAGAAATACGCATGCAA GGACCTTCGGGAGAACTTCTGCCGGAATCCCGACGGCTCGGAAGCGCCTTGGTGCTTTACGTCACGGCCTGGCATGCGCGTGGCCTTCTGTTACCAGATCCGGCGCTGCGCCGACGACGTGCGGCCTGAGG CCATCCCCGCCCGTCACAGACTGCTACCACGGCGTGGGGGAGCAGTACCGCGGCTTGGTCAACAGGACCCGAAAAGGTGTCCCGTGCCAGCACTGGTCCACAGAGATGCCACACATGCCGCA GTTCAcacccacctctgccccccaCGCGCATCTGGAGGAGAACTTTTGCCGGAACCCGGACAGGGATAGCCATGGGCCCTGGTGCTACACTACGGACCCGGGTACTCCGTTCGACTACTGTGCACTGCGGCGCTGCG ATGACGACCAACCACCGTCCATCCTGGAGCCCCCAG ACCAGGTGGTGTTTGAGAAGTGTGGCAAGAGGGTGACCCGCCTGGACCAGCAGCGCTCCAAGCTGCGTGTGGTGGGGGGCCAGCCTGGGAACTCGCCCTGGACAGTCAGCTTGCGCAATCG GCAGGGCCAGCATTTCTGCGGGGGTTCCCTAGTGAAGGAGCAGTGGGTACTGACGGCCCGGCAGTGCTTCTCCTCTTG CCATATGCCTCTCATGGGCTATGAGGTGTGGTTGGGCACCTTGTTCCAGAACCCACAGCCGGGAGAGCCAGGCCTGCAGCAGGTCCCAGTGGCCAAGATGGTGTGTGGGCCCTCCGGCTCCCAGCTTGTTCTGCTCAAGCTGGAGAG ACCTGTGACCCTGGACCAGCGAGTGGCACTCATCTGCCTGCCCCCCGAGAGGTATGTGGTGCCACCAGGTACCAAGTGTGAGATCGCAGGCTGGGGTGAGACCAAAG GTACAGGGAATAACAAAGTCCTAAATGTGGCCTCGCTGAATGTCATCTCCAACCAGGAATGTAACATCAAGCACCGAGGACGCATACGGGAGAGTGAGATGTGCACTGAGGGACTCTTGGCCCCTGTGGGAGCCTGTGAG GGTGACTACGGAGGCCCACTTGCCTGCTTTACCCATGACTGCTGGGTCCTGGAGGGAATTATAATCCCCAACCGAGTGTGCGCCCGGCCCCGCTGGCCAGCCATCTTCATGCGTGTCTCTGTGTTTACGGACTGGATTCACAAGGTCATGCGGCTGGGTTAG
- the MST1 gene encoding hepatocyte growth factor-like protein isoform X2, which produces MRLWWVTVQPPARRMGWFPLLLLLTQCSRVPGQRSPLNDFQVLRGTELQHLLHAVGPGPWQEHVADAEECAGRCGSLLDCRAFHYNVSSHGCQLLPWTQYSPYTQLQRSGRCDLFQKKDYVRTCVMDNGVKYRGTVAITTGGLPCQRWNHRFPNDHKYTPTLRNGLEENFCRNPDGDPGGPWCYTTDPAVRFQTCGIKSCREAACVWCNGEEYRGAVDRTESGRECQRWDLQRPHAHPFEPGKFLDKDLDDNYCRNPDGSERPWCYTTDPKVEREFCDLPRCGLEAQPRHEATTLSCFRGKGEGYRGTANTTAAGVPCQRWDAQNPHQHRFAPEKYACKSGAAPTTCGLRPSPPVTDCYHGVGEQYRGLVNRTRKGVPCQHWSTEMPHMPQFTPTSAPHAHLEENFCRNPDRDSHGPWCYTTDPGTPFDYCALRRCDDDQPPSILEPPDQVVFEKCGKRVTRLDQQRSKLRVVGGQPGNSPWTVSLRNRQGQHFCGGSLVKEQWVLTARQCFSSCHMPLMGYEVWLGTLFQNPQPGEPGLQQVPVAKMVCGPSGSQLVLLKLERPVTLDQRVALICLPPERYVVPPGTKCEIAGWGETKGTGNNKVLNVASLNVISNQECNIKHRGRIRESEMCTEGLLAPVGACEGDYGGPLACFTHDCWVLEGIIIPNRVCARPRWPAIFMRVSVFTDWIHKVMRLG; this is translated from the exons ATGCGGCTGTGGTGGGTCACAGTGCAGCCTCCAGCCAGGAGAATGGGGTGGTTCCCACTGCTGCTGCTTCTGACACAGTGTTCAAGGGTCCCTG GGCAGCGCTCGCCCTTGAATGACTTCCAGGTGCTCCGGGGTACAGAGCTGCAACACCTGCTACATGCAGTGGGGCCTGGGCCTTGGCAAGAACATGTGGCAGATGCTGAGGAGTGTGCAGGGCGTTGCGGGTCCCTACTGGACTGCAG GGCCTTCCACTACAATGTGAGCAGCCACGGCTGCCAACTGCTGCCATGGACCCAATACTCACCCTATACACAGCTGCAACGTTCAGGGCGCTGTGATCTCTTCCAAAAGAAAG ACTATGTGCGGACCTGCGTCATGGACAATGGGGTCAAGTACCGTGGTACGGTGGCCATCACCACTGGCGGCCTACCCTGCCAGCGCTGGAACCACAGGTTCCCCAATGACCACAA GTACACGCCCACACTCCGGAACGGCTTGGAGGAGAACTTCTGCCGAAACCCCGACGGGGACCCAGGAGGTCCCTGGTGCTACACGACAGACCCTGCAGTGCGCTTCCAGACCTGTGGCATCAAGTCCTGCCGGGAAG CCGCTTGCGTTTGGTGCAATGGCGAGGAGTATCGCGGGGCAGTGGACCGCACCGAGTCGGGACGCGAGTGTCAGCGCTGGGACCTGCAGCGGCCACACGCGCACCCCTTTGAGCCCGGCAA GTTCCTTGACAAAGATCTGGACGACAACTATTGCCGGAATCCGGACGGCTCCGAGCGGCCCTGGTGCTATACCACCGACCCGAAGGTGGAGCGAGAGTTCTGCGACCTCCCTCGCTGCG GGTTGGAGGCACAGCCGCGCCACGAGGCCACGACGCTCAGTTGCTTCCGCGGGAAGGGCGAGGGCTACAGGGGCACGGCCAACACCACCGCCGCAGGCGTACCCTGCCAGCGGTGGGACGCGCAGAACCCCCATCAGCATCGTTTTGCTCCGGAGAAATACGCATGCAA ATCCGGCGCTGCGCCGACGACGTGCGGCCTGAGG CCATCCCCGCCCGTCACAGACTGCTACCACGGCGTGGGGGAGCAGTACCGCGGCTTGGTCAACAGGACCCGAAAAGGTGTCCCGTGCCAGCACTGGTCCACAGAGATGCCACACATGCCGCA GTTCAcacccacctctgccccccaCGCGCATCTGGAGGAGAACTTTTGCCGGAACCCGGACAGGGATAGCCATGGGCCCTGGTGCTACACTACGGACCCGGGTACTCCGTTCGACTACTGTGCACTGCGGCGCTGCG ATGACGACCAACCACCGTCCATCCTGGAGCCCCCAG ACCAGGTGGTGTTTGAGAAGTGTGGCAAGAGGGTGACCCGCCTGGACCAGCAGCGCTCCAAGCTGCGTGTGGTGGGGGGCCAGCCTGGGAACTCGCCCTGGACAGTCAGCTTGCGCAATCG GCAGGGCCAGCATTTCTGCGGGGGTTCCCTAGTGAAGGAGCAGTGGGTACTGACGGCCCGGCAGTGCTTCTCCTCTTG CCATATGCCTCTCATGGGCTATGAGGTGTGGTTGGGCACCTTGTTCCAGAACCCACAGCCGGGAGAGCCAGGCCTGCAGCAGGTCCCAGTGGCCAAGATGGTGTGTGGGCCCTCCGGCTCCCAGCTTGTTCTGCTCAAGCTGGAGAG ACCTGTGACCCTGGACCAGCGAGTGGCACTCATCTGCCTGCCCCCCGAGAGGTATGTGGTGCCACCAGGTACCAAGTGTGAGATCGCAGGCTGGGGTGAGACCAAAG GTACAGGGAATAACAAAGTCCTAAATGTGGCCTCGCTGAATGTCATCTCCAACCAGGAATGTAACATCAAGCACCGAGGACGCATACGGGAGAGTGAGATGTGCACTGAGGGACTCTTGGCCCCTGTGGGAGCCTGTGAG GGTGACTACGGAGGCCCACTTGCCTGCTTTACCCATGACTGCTGGGTCCTGGAGGGAATTATAATCCCCAACCGAGTGTGCGCCCGGCCCCGCTGGCCAGCCATCTTCATGCGTGTCTCTGTGTTTACGGACTGGATTCACAAGGTCATGCGGCTGGGTTAG